Genomic window (Amaranthus tricolor cultivar Red isolate AtriRed21 chromosome 7, ASM2621246v1, whole genome shotgun sequence):
gagcttaggcaacattccaacaatcattgctcctacaccttatgcactagttccccctctagatgaacacgttgaggacaactcttggagatcttgggattgtgatacaacctacaccgatgaaggagagtttcaaaagggtatgatgtttgataacaaggatgcgttgttggatgctgttagattgtatcatattcataggaacgttgagtaccgaactgagacttcaaatcaaaccgtactcaccttgaagtgtaagagagggtgtgcttggaggcttagggctaggaagatctcctattcaccttcatgggagattgttacatataaagggaagcatggggtttgtgtattaagtactgaaaatgtgtcagctggacACATTTATTTGACATGTTTcgtgattaacaatcttattagaaattgtgttgctgaagacccatcaattaaggtctctgtggtgcaacaaatggtgaaagaccaatttggtgtcgaagtgacctataagcgggcatggtgtgctaaacagcaagcccttctctccatctatgggacatgggaagattcttatcctcttcttccatgCTTCTTTAAAGCAATGCAAGTTTCTAACACCAGgactgtagttgagtggttctttaaggaaaataatgatgttggtgtttacgtccgtcctagtattagaactttccaacatgtgttctgggcttttaaacctagtattgaggggttcaaatattgcaaaccccttattgccattgacggaacacatttgtatggtaagtatcgccatacgttgttaactgcgattgctcaagatgggaacaagggaatcttcccgcttgcctttgctttggtcgAGAAAAAATGCATAGCcgcgtggtcttggtttatggcgtgtgttcgtaagcatgtgacGCATAGTCAAGGTTTATGTGTTATTTCCGATAgacatgcgggcattctagcaaccatggaggagccggaatggcaacctccgaatgcccatcataggttttgcttgcggTGTTGACGCAAGGATCATCCCCTACCTTCAACGAGCGAGGTTGTACGACTTCCACCTCATCGCTTATGGGAGAGTCGATCGGGCGCTAgtcacggctttagtcgagcAGTGGCGCCAAgagacacataccttccacctacctctaggtgaggctacaTTCACTTTACTTAACGTAGTtgtgcttacacggcttcccatcgagggataTGCCGTCTGCACCGTTGGACGCCAACTCGAAAGTTGGCAAgacaaagtccttcacggaagaacgtgaaggagatcgtTGGGCTCCTGATTATTCTCCAGGTAATACTAACTTTACATGTTAAtgctttatttcttaatttgtttttgtgtttcgtttacttacttatatctgtaattcatagctttgggtGTGGGAGCACATGCTCATTGGGCAACCGATGAGTAGCCtgggacgtggtgcatttgcgccaccaattcttccacccccacatgtggcgtatggatcgcggtggtccATTGAAAGACGTACAAGGACCCACACAGGATCAggcgtggggttctaccgcgatcaactcAATCTACTTTGAGCTGATCAGGTAAAAACTTCACTACAACTTGTCTTGTTACTATCATattgcgtaatttattaattacattttcacgtgtagttgatgggacccttaccccgctgaggcatacgctgcattgcctcagcactcagggatcttgtcaggggcgtggagagcctctgtacctttgatatgcttcgacatagtcaaagtgcatctccctgagcgcgtactgcgccaattttggatggtacagggcatcccgccgccTTGTGACACAGTGGCGGATCTCCATCACAGCTCACGCAAGGGTCGGGAGCCTAAGAACTGgttggagatcaactggcgctATATAGCTCGTTGGGATCACATGCTGGTGCTGCTAGCCCAAGGTGCACCGATCGAggctgtaggcgcacctacttcggcagttacatgtcgtggttcctctccatcactcgtcgatggatgacaccacgaggtatcatcgcgGCAGCCTagtacgctcccgcagcaccgacgatgacacactttgtaagtattcttcaacattgattattatccataaaaTTGAcatgttatacatttcattaatacttcagtcttaatgcaggcacagggcattgcatctgtcatcagctccacccaagaggagtctgtacgggagattgcccaaggcatactcctagggatacagtttcagcacttcattccagaagtcgctgtgcccgacaccactatggacgagcaggggtcatctcctcatcatgccgacgttcatcttgaggaggtagacttaacgtgccccgactatggtgtcgggtcctcacagggtgcttgaacatcacagtatcaatcacctcccctacccgagcgtcatgcgacggcctcttactatcgtaggaggcatcgtaaaccgtcacagttagacaaggtacaggaggaggattagcattagtatattgtttgtatatattgaacattagtgacattttgtatatattgaacatttgtacatattcaatatttgtaacatatggacttttgtgtataatttgtaatatatatgtagatgcaTATacttttatcgtattatcacacgtttattgtgaatgaaatgatgttaagtactcagaaTTTTCGGCGATGattcattccgccaagaatgcagtatgaaaatcaaaaacaaacagacaatcatattcaaatagggaaaatgctctcgaaaattcaacataatttctttcatgttcaacgaatccatatcaaattacattgttcatttattaagTTAAATCACCGCcgctaactaagattgcttcttcaactttttcataatcctttcagtctcttctgtcctatgttccatatcatctatttgtctttTGAGAttcaatacctcatctttaagctcttgtttttctttttcaggCGATTTGGTACCCTTCTGAGCAACGCACCTAAAGTACGTGCATCCGAATCCTTCATCTAAGTAGAAaagacaagcaacaaaatcacggcaAGGATCGACGTCGCTCCAATCTATATTAATcacaacttcataaccacaatcacaaagctcttcaatagaatgctcctgtgacatctacggaacacatatgatatagtaacataagtaaacattcaaaaataatattaacatttataaattaagaataatactaacataatactttatgttaccttcaaaatcgattaactagaacaagaatgatggagttttgatacaatgaagtagggagATGATAGAGTTATTTATAAAAGATaataacaacggctattttcaacttcataacgactatttttcaattttacaacgactagtttaaatcatacaaaaaagtcaataaaagcCAACTAGGTTAAGagtcaagtcgctgttagtaacagcgacatatgagttgaccagtcaactccttaagtcactgttactaacagcgacttgccCTTACTAATTTTTTGACTATTTGCTTTAATTCActgttagtaagagcgagtttacaccaagcctaggtttggaagcaaggacgcttattttagaaataaagtttaaacgaagcttgtttttggaataaagttgttaaataatcttctttttaaaaaacttttccTAGAATATATGGGCTCTAGATacgtttttcaaaaaattagagATAAATAAGTAATCAGcctctctcttgagagaccgtcttttctaaagacggtTCTCAAAAGCCCAGTCCATtatgtaaattcaaaaaaaaaaaaactagcacGCGCGTGTAATTGTAATGTGAAAAGTcgcataatatatttggagttataataatatttatttggggttataacataatatatttggtattatacaaacatatatttgaggattataatataatttatttgtggttataacatgaTATAATTGAagctataacaatatatatatatatatatatatatatatatatatatatatatatatatatatatatatatacacatatatatatatatacatatatatatatatatatacatatatatatatatatatatatatatatatatatatatatatatatatatatacatatatatgtatatatatacatatatatatatatatacatatatatatatatatacatatatatatatatatacatatatatatatatatatatatatatatatatatataaatatatatataaatatatatatatatatatatatatatacatatatatatatatatatatatatatatatatatatatatatatatatatatatattgagaattaggaataatatataagaaaggGGGGAGAAAACACACTGTATCCAGGTCACACCCCATCCGCCGGCATAAAAACCCAAGTaggggaaaaagccataggaCGAGGGGAACATGATACACACCCCTAGAAACAGCATAGGGGTGGGCTATGCAAGATCCAAGAGACATATCGTATTGTTCTATTACCAACAAACCAGAAAGAAGACTCAGAGCACGGTTAAAtctacaccttacacaccatgtcTATAAAACTAAGAAAAACACCACAAATGTTGTCGTACACCATTATCTTACTCTAGTACATTTTAAACCATTAAAACTGCGTCAAGATGGAGTgtatattatttgttacatCCAGAGGCAGTACTCCAGAAAATCCTATCATTTCTTTGCCCATATTCCTATCCTGATTTTCAACGAGTAAACAAAATTGTGAAGGTTTAGGGGCCCCGATTCGAATTTAATTTTATTCCTTTCATACCACAGTTACCATATAACGCAGTCTAGGATAAGACCCCAAAATTTTCGACACTTTCTGGTCTTCACCAGACCAAACCACTGAATGCTGAAATTACTACACCAATTGTGGAGGACCCTAGAGATGCTCCACCATTCCAGTATTTCCATCCACGATCTCCAGGAGAATCTGCATGTAAGTAGAATATGAGAATTTGATTCTGTTTCCAGGTTGCAGAATGGGCAGGAGGCCTATTGGGAGTCAAGAATCCCTTTTTCCACAAGAAAGTCACCAGTGTTAAGTTTTTCCAGATTTGCCAACCATACCGATAGTTGTGCTCTCAGAGGGATGAATTTTTGCCACACAAGGTTGATAATAGGTTTGGGTAGAGTGGGAGCATAAGATTCATACATTTTCGCATTGATGCTCTTTACAGGATAGTACAAACTACCAGAGTGTTTCCAGTACACACCATCTTCCATTCCCCTATCTGGTCTTTTCTGTTCAATGTGGTGTTTGAGCCTTAAGACATCGTCATTTTCCATTCGTACAGGGCTCTACGCCATGTGAGATGCCAAGCCCAGACCCTCATGTTGTTCCCCCATTTGACTTATAAGGAGATTCTTTTGTAGCGATATTGTGTACAATCTTGGGAAGGCCCTTTTTAACATTCTAGCTTCACACCATCTATCATGCCAAAATCGAACGGAGTTCCCATTCCCTACTCTAACGAGCATGCCTTCTTCAATAATTGATCTAACTTTGGAGGTATCAGTTTCGTTACTCAGTAAGTGAGTCCATGTACCATCTTTAACTTTGTTGAACGTTTCTGTCGAGGCTTTTAACCCTTTGATTTCATGTACAGATTTCAGTATTCTTTTCCACAAAGTATTATCGGATTCAGAGAAACGCCACCACCATTTAAAGAGCAGGATCAGATTTTTATGCATAATATTTCCTACCCCAAGACCTTCCAATTATTTTGGAACTTCAATATCTGACCATTTAATCCTAGGACAGCCCATCTTTTCACCGGTTGACCCACCCTAGAAGAATCTTCttcgtaatttaaatattttcaaagcAATGGCTTTTGACATCTTAAACAAGCTCATATAATAAACAGGTAGGCTGTTGAGAACACTTTTGATGAGAGTTAGTCTCCCTGCTCTAGATAAGATTTTTGCTTTCCACGAGGCTAGTCTATTCTGTATTTTCTCCACTACTGGTTTCCAAGCCGAGCATTTATTCATATGATCTCCAAGGGGAAAGCCCAGATATGTAAATGGGCAGGTTGAATGCAGGCACCCAACACATCTGGAAGTGTCCCTAGCCTAAGCATGATCACTCGAATTCCAAGATATAAAGCATGATTTGCTATAGTTTAGACTCAAACCAGACATCATAGCAAAAACATCTAGGATTTTGAAATAATTTGTAATAACCATGGAATTTCTAGGAGCAAATATAAGTGTATCATCAGCGAATTGAAGATGTTTCAAGCTTAACTTTTCTTTGTCAATATGAATAGCCTCAATCAGATTCATGTCGTCTGCCTTTTCTAGAAGGCACACCAAGGCTTCACTGACAATTTTGAATGGTTTCAGGGGTGATCCATTGAGAAGGATAGACATCGATGCAGAGGTAACACAATTCATAATCCATCTTATCCATCTCCTATCAAAGCCTAGCTTTTCCATGACAAGCTCCAAGAAGGACTAGTTAACCGAATCGTAAGCCTTTTGGAAACCTAGCTTTATGAGAGTACCAGGGATCTTCTTTTTTTGCAGCCATCTTAGAGATTCAATTGCAATCAAAACACCATCTAGAATCTGTCTGTTCATCACAAAGGCACTTTGGGATTCATCAATCAGTGGAGCAATTACTTCTTTGAGTCGGGATGTGAGGATTTTGGAAATAATTTTGTAAAGAGCACCCACCATGCTGATTGGCCTGTAGTCGTCGATGGATGTAGGGTTTTTAGACTTTGGAATCAAGGTAACCCAGGTGACGTTTATGTGCCTGACAGAGGAACCGGATACAAAGAATTCCAGCACAAAGTCATAGATTTCATCCTTCATAACATCCCACATTTCCCTGATGAACTTGATGTTGTAGCCATTGAAGCTCGAAGCTTTGTTGATACCACATGCCCATACAGCCTGCTTAACTTCCTCTCTCGATGGGATTGTTTCCAGGAATTCTGCTTGATCGGCCGAGATTTTCGGATGGTTATCCAGGTTGAAGTCAAAAGCCGAGATTTTGCTCCTGTGTGAATCTTTGTGCAAAGTAGTTTTTAACTTCACATTTGAGGTTTGAGATCCCCTGTGCAGTCCTGCCATTAATGTTTATTTGGATAAtctcatttatctttttttaaagattGTTGAAGCATGGAAGAATTTTGTGTTATGATCTTTCATGCTGAAACCGTATGATCTAGCTCTTTGTCTTCACACTCTTTCTCTTTTTAGTAGACATCGATGCAGAAAGCTATTAGCTGCACTCAATCTGGCCCTCTCCATGTCATTTAGATCCCTGTCATTGCCTATT
Coding sequences:
- the LOC130818616 gene encoding uncharacterized protein LOC130818616; this encodes MEKLGFDRRWIRWIMNCVTSASMSILLNGSPLKPFKIVSEALVCLLEKADDMNLIEAIHIDKEKLSLKHLQFADDTLIFAPRNSMARDTSRCVGCLHSTCPFTYLGFPLGDHMNKCSAWKPVVEKIQNRLASWKAKILSRAGRLTLIKSVLNSLPVYYMSLFKMSKAIALKIFKLRRRFF